Genomic segment of Aquarana catesbeiana isolate 2022-GZ linkage group LG02, ASM4218655v1, whole genome shotgun sequence:
gtttttaccttcatgcattctatgcatggagCTAAAACTTCAGTGTGCAACTTGCCCTTATCTGCTGAGGCTgctcagcaatgtgcatgagagcagaagctctcctgggtctctccctcattggctgacacaTGGCAGcatccattggcttctgctgctctcAATCAGCCAGTGAGGGGGTGGGGCCATGCTCGGTCTCCAAGCAAGCATACATGAATGGCACatagcttgttgtgggggcactgggcagggatcaggagtgttagCAGGAGAtgagaagatcggggctgctctgtgcaaggccagacagggtcaccaggtgaaaataaagtgcgggggggggggagcgaagccTAAAAATCAATGCTGAATTTAAGGATTGGCAAGCTgcagttctaaaggctcaaggttttttttttttttttttttttttttttttttttctatacatgaaggtaaaccTGTGCGGCAATGCCACCtcacaatccagtgatgtgcatgagcctCAGTTCTCAATTGGCtgaggcagtagccaatggctcccactgtcaaTCAGCCAGTGAGCTGATGAGGGGGCAGGGCTGATCTCCACTGTGCGAATGGACACATGGCATAGTGGCTCTGAAGTGAGCCTGCTCAGGGGAAGGAGACAGACCTGGCAGGAGAAGTGGACCAGTgctactttgtgcaaaaccattgcacagagcagttacaTATAATATGTAGGTTTAAAACGTCTATCACTTTAAATGTGTTTGGGTTTAATCCTGGTTTAAATCTGCCATATGTGAAGGTGGTGCCTTTAGTTCAAAGCCTACATGATACAAGTTGGTTGTGTATTTGAATGGACCCCTACTATTAAACCAAAGCTGTTCAACTTCTAAAGTAGTATTACTGCAAATTCAGCCAGATTCTCCTTGCACTGACTGGTAAAGAAATGAGCTTCTTTGAatccaataacttttttttttttttttttttctcctaggcTGACTGTGCAGTTCTTATTGTGGCTGCTGGTGTGGGAGAGTTTGAGGCTGGTAtctcgaagaatggtcaaaccaGAGAGCATGCCCTTCTTGCGTTCACATTAGGAGTCAAACAACTAATTATTGGTGTCAACAAAATGGATTCCACAGAGCCACCTTACAACCAGAAAAGGTTTGAAGAAATAACCAAAGAAGTTAGCTCATACATCAAGAAAATTGGCTACAACCCAGCAACAGTAGCATTTGTGCCCATCTCTGGATGGCATGGTGACAATATGTTGGAGGCTAGCAGTAAGGTAAGTGTTATATTTTTATGGCTGATCCTGCATAACCTTTAAGCAGTCTCTACAGCCTGCTTTAGACTTGTAGCCTGTAGAAACACTAATGTATCTAAAGGCTTACTGTAATGGCTACTTTAGTGttcatatttatttagagcacaTGCTGGATCTGGTGGTCAAATGGACATTAGGCCAAGCCTTAATCTTTAGCACACTCTAACTTGTGTTGAAACTAATATGACCAAGtcagtgtgtgggttttttttggcATTTAAAGtactttaaagggtttgttaactctTCTATAAGAATTATGCCAGCCCCACTTTGAGGCTGACATAGCACACTATCAATAGTTTTAAAAATGAGCAGTGTAAATGCCTAATTTGAGCTGTCGGGCTGGTCACCTCACCCTCTGACTTCAgatggggagatcacatggccactTGGCTCCTCCTCAGAAGCCATGTATTGGAGCTGTGAGtcacatgactggcctgaagacagctcaaattggGTATTTACAGTGCTTGTGTTTAAAAACTGGCAGTGTGCTATGTCAGTCTCTAATAGAGGCTGGCAGTGAAATTCTAACTTACAAGAATAGTGGCAGTACCAgctggagacggggggggggggggggggtttggtggcaGCGGCAGGGCACCCAAtcagagggaggcactttgaccactGATCAGAGCAGTCCTGGTTTTTGTGGCTTGTTTAGAGTCCATACAGGAAGTTAGTAGTATTTTGGGGGGTTAACACTTTAAGTGAATTAACCTTTTGAACAGTAATGTAGCACTCTTGGTAGCAAAAAAGGGCAATACTGTAAGACCAAGTCACAAACAAGTTTTCGGGTGTTAGTTTAAACCTGATGTGGGATTTCATCTGCACATTGTAGCAGCTATCAGTATATCAAGGCCTTGGATTAAACATATTTCATCTTTCAGATGTCATGGTTCAAAGGATGGAAGATTGAGAGGAAAGAGGGAATTGCCAGTGGTGTTACACTGCTTGAAGCTCTAGATTCCATCCTGCCTCCCAGCCGACCCACAAGCAAACCACTGCGCCTTCCTTTGCAAGATGTGTACAAGATTGGAGGTAAGTGTAAAGGAGAGCCTTTAAATGGTACTAGTATTAAAATACTGATATTTCAATGTACTAGAACTCAATTTATCTTTTCTTTAGGCATAGGAACAGTTCCAGTTGGAAGAGTGGAAACTGGTATCTTGAAGCCAGGCATGGTTGTGACATTTGCTCCTGGAAATGTGACTACAGAAGTAAAGTCTGTTGAAATGCATCATGAGGCTTTAACTGAGGCTTTACCTGGTGACAATGTAGGATTTAACGTCAAGAATATTTCTGTAAAAGATGTCAGGAGAGGCAATGTAGCTGGTGATAGCAAGAATGACCCTCCAATGGAGACTGGAGTTTTCACATCTCAGGTAATTTTTCTTAAGCTTAGTGCTGGGTACACTATCATGAAGGTATGCTGCTTTATATTTTAGTTATTAAACCAAGGATGTTGGCTGACTTGCAGTCTGCTTTAACTGAACCTGCATTGAAATTGTCTTCAGGCTGTGCTAGAATGTGTTCCTCAACTTGCATTTGTTCTAAATCGCATGTGGCCCAAAGCCTATTTCCATGTGTCAGCTAATCCAAGGGTATCTTTGTTTTAAAAATGCATAAATTTGATTCCTTCTGTGTCGTCGTCAGACCACACTAGAATGTGTGCAGGGGTGATGCAATACAACATTCTTTCAGgctgatattctgtacatttaaagtcAGTCActccaaaaatttttttaatgCTGTCACAAATGATTACATCCTTGAGATGGGAacatttttttatggggggggtctAAGTCTCCAAACCCCCCTTAGCATTTAAAACTTTAggcaccaaaatatatatatatatatatatttcattctaTTCTTAAGCTCCAGTAACTGATGTCATGACTGCTTCCAGGTTACTACATCAGACCCAATCGGAGCTGGTTCTGGCTTTGTTTGGGTCTTTGGCCAGCCGGCAGGTGTGCTGGCTGGTTGCTCggccctcccactgcttgtaataaagTGGCTGCTTGGCCACATCAGCTCTTAAGAGCCAACTtaggcagctgcaggcatcaccccagtacaacccccttgaagcaatatcagtAAGTTGTGACTGACTTCAATTCAAGTGAATATTGGTTGCGTTTTTCTATGCAGCTAAACAAACCTAATGTCTAAGCCCCTACAAGAAATCTAACCGTGTACTTGAGGAGCAGGAAAGGGGCTGTTGTGACGTCTTGTAGATAAATGCCAATTTTAAAAGTCTTTCTTTCGAAAGCTAGCTTTCTTCATGCAGAAATTACCATTATGGCTTTGaaacctggattttttttttttttacactaacatCTGTTTTAATTTTGCAGGTGATCATTCTCAATCACCCTGGAACAATCAATCCTGGCTATGCCCCAGTCTTGGATTGTCACACAGCTCATATAGCCTGCAAGTTTGCAGAGCTGAAATCAAAGATTGACCGTAGATCAGGAAAGAAGCTTGAAGATAACC
This window contains:
- the LOC141128178 gene encoding elongation factor 1-alpha, oocyte form isoform X2; the protein is MLGLQASIHEWHIACCGGTGQGSGVLAGDEKIGAALCKARQGHQADCAVLIVAAGVGEFEAGISKNGQTREHALLAFTLGVKQLIIGVNKMDSTEPPYNQKRFEEITKEVSSYIKKIGYNPATVAFVPISGWHGDNMLEASSKMSWFKGWKIERKEGIASGVTLLEALDSILPPSRPTSKPLRLPLQDVYKIGGIGTVPVGRVETGILKPGMVVTFAPGNVTTEVKSVEMHHEALTEALPGDNVGFNVKNISVKDVRRGNVAGDSKNDPPMETGVFTSQVIILNHPGTINPGYAPVLDCHTAHIACKFAELKSKIDRRSGKKLEDNPKSLKSGDAAIVDMVPGKPMCVESFQEYPPLGRFAVRDMRQTVAVGVVKAVEKKVAAAGKVTKSALKASKK
- the LOC141128178 gene encoding elongation factor 1-alpha, oocyte form isoform X1 — encoded protein: MGKEKIHINIVVIGHVDSGKSTTTGHLIYKCGGIDKRTIEKFEKEAAEMGKGSFKYAWVLDKLKAERERGITIDISLWKFETGKFYITIIDAPGHRDFIKNMITGTSQADCAVLIVAAGVGEFEAGISKNGQTREHALLAFTLGVKQLIIGVNKMDSTEPPYNQKRFEEITKEVSSYIKKIGYNPATVAFVPISGWHGDNMLEASSKMSWFKGWKIERKEGIASGVTLLEALDSILPPSRPTSKPLRLPLQDVYKIGGIGTVPVGRVETGILKPGMVVTFAPGNVTTEVKSVEMHHEALTEALPGDNVGFNVKNISVKDVRRGNVAGDSKNDPPMETGVFTSQVIILNHPGTINPGYAPVLDCHTAHIACKFAELKSKIDRRSGKKLEDNPKSLKSGDAAIVDMVPGKPMCVESFQEYPPLGRFAVRDMRQTVAVGVVKAVEKKVAAAGKVTKSALKASKK